A part of Paenibacillus sp. 481 genomic DNA contains:
- a CDS encoding aminotransferase family protein, protein MDQVRQQELLVKDRQYVWHPFTQMKDYEQRDHVLIERAEGIFLYDANGNRYYDTVSSWWCNVHGHGNPRIKAAIAEQLNAFDHIMFSGLTHAPGIELAEKLVHITPAGLTKVFYSDNGSTAVEVALKMSFQYWQQTGRPTKTKFVFLDGSYHGDTLGAVSVGGIGLYHALFKPLLFQGHRVSAPDLRRANRKGDEGGEGRDSSAGVRAWPEGDEGRDSSARALTWPEGDEGRDSSARALTWPEGGEGEASSARVRALFEREVAEAALAEVRALFEREAESIAGIVVEPMLQGAGGMIMTPAAYLVGLRELCTQYDVHLIADEVATGFGRTGTMFACEHAGISPDIMCLSKGLTAGVMPLAATLCRESIYAAFYDDYATQKTFFHGHSFTGNPVACAVALASLRLFEEERTLEQAQATIHALREAVRGIAELPHVADARQLGLVAAFDLYEDVEQRRPFPPERRIGAAIYEAGFAEGLILRPLGDTIYYWLPLCATPDDVRDIAARTTRVLSRLLG, encoded by the coding sequence ATGGATCAAGTTCGGCAACAGGAACTGCTGGTGAAGGACAGACAGTATGTCTGGCATCCTTTTACGCAAATGAAAGATTATGAGCAGCGCGATCATGTACTGATCGAGCGTGCTGAAGGAATTTTCTTGTACGATGCCAATGGTAATCGCTATTATGACACCGTTTCCTCTTGGTGGTGCAATGTTCACGGGCACGGGAATCCGCGCATTAAAGCAGCAATTGCCGAGCAGTTGAACGCGTTTGACCATATTATGTTCAGCGGCTTAACGCACGCTCCTGGTATAGAGCTAGCTGAAAAGCTAGTACACATTACACCCGCTGGGCTGACAAAAGTGTTCTATTCAGACAACGGCTCTACGGCAGTCGAAGTGGCGCTAAAAATGTCGTTTCAGTACTGGCAGCAGACAGGCCGACCAACGAAGACGAAGTTCGTCTTCCTCGATGGCAGCTATCATGGTGATACGTTAGGTGCCGTTAGTGTCGGCGGCATTGGGCTTTATCACGCGCTGTTCAAGCCGCTGTTGTTTCAGGGGCATCGCGTGTCAGCACCTGATTTGCGGAGGGCAAATCGTAAGGGCGACGAGGGTGGCGAGGGCAGGGATTCTTCTGCGGGGGTTCGCGCTTGGCCTGAGGGCGACGAGGGCAGGGATTCTTCTGCGAGGGCTCTCACTTGGCCCGAGGGCGACGAGGGCAGGGATTCTTCTGCGAGGGCTCTCACTTGGCCCGAGGGCGGCGAAGGTGAGGCTTCTTCTGCGAGGGTTCGCGCTTTATTCGAGCGCGAGGTAGCTGAAGCTGCCCTAGCGGAGGTTCGCGCCTTGTTCGAGCGCGAAGCAGAGTCCATAGCGGGCATCGTCGTGGAGCCGATGCTGCAAGGTGCTGGCGGCATGATTATGACGCCTGCTGCTTATTTGGTAGGGCTGCGGGAGCTGTGCACGCAGTATGACGTTCACCTAATCGCCGATGAGGTGGCGACAGGCTTTGGGCGAACAGGTACAATGTTCGCCTGTGAGCATGCGGGCATCAGCCCTGACATCATGTGCCTTAGCAAAGGGCTGACGGCCGGAGTGATGCCGCTCGCGGCGACACTGTGCCGCGAGTCCATTTACGCCGCGTTCTATGACGACTACGCGACGCAAAAAACGTTCTTCCACGGTCACAGCTTCACCGGAAATCCGGTGGCGTGTGCCGTGGCGTTAGCGAGCCTGCGCCTGTTCGAGGAGGAACGCACACTCGAACAGGCGCAGGCCACGATCCACGCACTGCGCGAAGCTGTGCGTGGCATTGCCGAACTGCCGCACGTAGCCGATGCGCGGCAACTCGGCCTTGTAGCGGCGTTCGACTTGTACGAAGACGTCGAACAACGCCGCCCCTTCCCGCCCGAGCGACGCATCGGGGCGGCCATCTACGAAGCGGGCTTCGCTGAAGGACTGATCCTGCGCCCGCTTGGCGACACCATCTACTACTGGCTGCCGCTCTGCGCCACGCCAGACGACGTCCGCGACATCGCCGCACGCACAACGCGCGTGCTCAGCCGCTTGCTCGGCTAA
- a CDS encoding ABC transporter ATP-binding protein, with amino-acid sequence MIQVQAVHKHIEGKAVLNGAHFHIPPGRVIGLIGRNGTGKTTLMRTMAGIYTPDQGTVCFEDIDIHRRPEVKRDVVFIPDAPDALESYTIKQCANWFAMLYPSFDYFFFMEAMERFRLPIHKPVRKLSKGMKMLFSTALGLATRARFIMLDEPTNGVDAVAKKQLLSLIMESLREDASILISSHMLHELDRIADTVVLLRDGRTDEIWELESLRMEVRKMQVVFPDAEPPTWLQQEGIYVLQQVGRVYTVLLESAVAVNTLRGAETILLEELPLSLEDWFTWKSGGDGDGDVA; translated from the coding sequence TTCATATTCCACCGGGGCGTGTAATTGGTCTTATTGGTCGCAATGGAACGGGCAAAACGACGTTGATGCGTACGATGGCAGGCATTTATACGCCGGATCAGGGCACTGTGTGCTTTGAAGATATCGATATCCATCGGCGGCCGGAAGTGAAGCGGGATGTCGTCTTTATACCGGATGCGCCCGATGCGCTGGAGAGCTATACGATTAAGCAGTGCGCGAATTGGTTTGCGATGCTGTACCCTTCATTTGATTATTTTTTCTTTATGGAAGCGATGGAACGCTTTCGTCTTCCGATACATAAGCCTGTGCGCAAGCTGTCTAAAGGAATGAAGATGCTATTTAGTACAGCGTTGGGGCTTGCGACTCGCGCACGCTTTATTATGTTGGACGAGCCGACGAACGGGGTCGATGCTGTAGCGAAAAAACAATTGCTCTCGCTCATTATGGAATCGTTGCGTGAAGATGCGTCTATTCTTATTTCGTCGCATATGTTGCATGAGCTTGATCGGATCGCAGATACGGTCGTGCTGCTGCGGGATGGGCGTACCGATGAGATATGGGAGCTGGAAAGCTTGCGCATGGAAGTGCGTAAAATGCAAGTCGTCTTCCCGGATGCCGAGCCGCCAACGTGGTTGCAACAGGAGGGAATCTATGTGTTGCAGCAAGTTGGGCGTGTGTATACGGTACTACTGGAATCGGCTGTGGCTGTTAACACCCTTCGCGGTGCCGAGACGATACTGTTAGAGGAACTTCCTCTCTCTTTGGAAGATTGGTTTACGTGGAAATCGGGAGGGGACGGTGATGGCGATGTGGCGTGA